ACATCATTCCTTCAATTACACTGACCcctatactaatctattgtcgcaTTTTGCTACAAACTAAAATAAGTTCTAGTGCTTCTAATGCCATTTAACAAtgattaacattttaatttctcttcaatttaaattagagttttttagataaatatcaaaaaaagataaaatattctcaagaatactacctcaaagcttttttttgaaaaatacaatctgtattttttttttgcaaaaatgacttttgttattctcataaatatttttttaatctcagaaatacgattttggttaccCAGCGGTATACCAACACTGTTGGTTaactaaaaaaaaactatttcaaattcaaacctatatttttattaaactagttgaaaattctattacaaacCCCTCCCCTTCATCACCGCAATAGCAACCgtcaaataaaacctaaatcgtcttttttaaaatctaaaattattgattaaccatttgttaaccaacaTGGTACTAAAAATAAGGTAATTGGTGTACCATTAatacaccattggttaactagcaataaacataaaattcagcaactgtttgctaatgattttattaatgatatattcaaaatataaatacaGGTTACCTAACAATTTACCCAATcttaaccattggttacccaacattcaaaaatattacaattctcacaaacatttcttcaaacacaTAGAGTGTAACATGCtgtgcaacacaaaaaaatcgaaccacaaacataaaattcagtaactgtttactaacgatttcattaatgatttattcaaaataaaattacaggTTATCTAACggtttacccaatgttaacTATTGGTTACCCCAACacccaaaaatattacaattctcacaagcatttcttcaaacacctagagtgtAACATGCTGTGCAACACAAAAAAACCGAACCACAATTACATCAACATCATCGttcagaaaacaaaaataagaaatggATTAAAACAATACACAAAATATTGATTCGATTTAGAGTGCAACATGCTgtgcaacaaaaaaaaaatctaaccaCAATGTTTGCTTGCCTAAATCTAATTGCAGCAGCTCCTAACTTACaagttaaccaatggtttacccaaagttaaccattggttacccaacacccaaaaaATTACATACATCAAGAgatattctcataagcatttcttcaaacactaaGAGTGCAGGCTGTGCAACACTAAAAAAATAGCATCTGCTCATTTCTAAATTTCTAAATCAaagtaaattgctaaaatatcaaaacaaaaatctcaaaaaaactccaaaaattatacaaaaagcTCCACAATTCcctctaacaaaaaaattaaatacaggTGTATGTGGCTTTTCACTCTCTTACTCGCCTCATCTATAGTCCATCAACAGTTCTCCATCCTCGTCGTGGTACCTGCAAAATTATTATCGGGCTTGTGTCGGAGGCGGGCTTACAACGGCGGCAGCGGTAGGCTTGTGATTTTCTGAAAACAGCGAGAAGGCGATCTTGAAGGTGGCTTCTTTAGTGGTTGTCGCTTGGCAGTGATGGCAGAGAGATTGCGTCGGAGATTGCAGCTTGGGTGATTATGTTAGGGTTGCAGTGGatgtttctatttttatttgaagAATAAAAGACAAGATGGCATTTATCAAAAACAGAaagtataaaaatcaaaaaaagtagaAGGAAAATGTAAATAGCTAAATGGAAACTTGGCAGCGTACTATTCTAATTACTTTGGGTAATGAAGGTATTATGtctaattaactttttaaattacaCTTTCGAGTCCTACAACcccttttttcatttattcgTACAATTTACAGATATTGCATTCAATAGGATCTACTACATATTACAACTAGTAACTTTGCTTAAGTTATGCAATGGGTTCATCAAACCAACATTAATGTACAAAGGCAGAGCCCTCAGgacttattttttctttttttgcatATGCAAACAAAGATTAACAGTGAACTTTCAAGTGTGCTCTAACCTGTAATTAAAAAGAAACTTTGGAAGATTTAATATGAAACTAAAACCGATACGACCCGTCTTTGTGTCAGTTTGTCCCATCAAGCACTGGCAAGGATTCAAGCAGAATATCAGCTGCATATTCCAATTCTTGTTCTGAGATGATCAATGGAGGTACCAGCCTAATAACATTTCCTTTGCCTGCAGTTAATATTAAAAGACCCGAGTTTCGACAAGCATCTACGAGAGGTGAAGCGGGTACGTCCAATTCTACCCCTACTATAAGCCCCAAACCTCGTACTTCTCGCACATGAGAATTTCCTCCAAGTTTCTGAATTAAAATGTCTTTGAAGTACTGACCTTTCTCTGAGACACTAGCCAAGAAACTGGGTTGTGATATTTTGTCTAAAACCGCAATGGCAGCGCTACAAACAAGAGGTCCGCCAGCAAAAGTGCTCCCGTGTTCTCCGTACTTCATCGCAGCAGCAACTTTTTCTTTCATTAAAACAGCTCCTATGGGAAGCCCTCCTGCAAGCGGCTTTGCTATAGTCATTATATCTGGGATGACGCCGTACATTTCGTGCGCCCAAAGATAACCGGTTCTTCCCAACCCACATTGAACCTGCCAACATAATTTTTGTTAACATGCTTCTTAATTGAACTATGAATCGCTATAATCAAATACTGAAACACAAGAATGTATTAAACGaactaaaacaaaaattattttctgtACGACAACAAAGAATGCGGTTAATCACAGCTTCGAGAATACAGAAGCTTTCAAACAGCCTGCCATGCTTCCCCCTTCCCTATTAACTAATATCAATCAGACCATCTGATTCAGATGTATGTTTAAACCCTATGTTGCATGAAAACACCTATGTTGAAACAGGAAACACTGAAACGGAAAACTGAGAATATTTCAAATTCTTAAACAGAAAAAGATGAAATAGGGTGTGTTATCACTGACAACCGCAAGCATCATTTTCATTACACTTTTCAATTAAATACAGACTTCATGCAGCCTGGAATTCCGACAAAGCTCTTTCGCAATAAAGATCATATACATACAACAGACATCAAGCTGTATAGACACATGAGTAGAATAAGTCATACACACCATATGCACcaatttcaaatttgattcaagAGAAGTTTTTCATGctgttaataaaaatattactgGCTTAGTGCCTGCTTCCTACCCCATTTaaagaaattcaaatatatCCTGTTTCTTTTCCCCTGTATTTTGCATATTTCAAGTTTCATCCAAGTATATGGTAACAACTTTGTGTACattaaatgttaagtgtttaaactccattcaaattcaattggaaaaaaaattactaatcacCAGAAAACTGATCAATGTCTCCATGTTTCTTCTTACAAGGCTCGTAGACACTGTCTAACTATGAAATGTATACTACGGCATTCACCTTGAAATTGCTGATAGAATTTCACTAGCACTCATGCTATTTTATACAGAATGATGCTTATCGGATACACTATACCTTATTATCCTGATAATCTTTAGAAATCAAAAAGCATATGCAAACTTTAGGTTAGTGGCAGCACCATAGGAGCCAATAGAGGAAGGCATCATAAACAGAGTTTTATAGTTGTCAAATCAAATCTATTTACCACAAATCATTTGTGTAAGAACTAGAAAACTATTCTTGGAAAAGTATAAGACATATACCTCATCGTAAACCAGAAGACACCCGACATCATCACAAGCACTACGCAAGGATTTCAAAAACTCCTTAGTAGCAGCATAAATACCACCTTCACCCTGAATAGGTTCAATAAAAACAGCAGCAAATTTCCCactttttatcaattcattCGCAGCTTGAATATTACCATATTCCACGAAAGTAACTCCAGGCATAACAGGCTCAAAAGGGGAACGATAATGCTCTTTACTAGTCAAAGCAACGGCGCCCATTGACCTTCCATGGAAACTATTAGTAAACGAAATAAATGCTGTTGCAGGCTGTTCTAAATCAGGATTCAAAACCCTTTGAAACTTTCTTGCAAACTTGATTGCACCTTCATTAGCTTCTGTTCCAGAGTTCGTAAAGAACACTCGATCAGCAAATGAGGATTCCACTAATCGGTTTGCAAGCTCTACCTATGCAATCAACAAATCCATATACTAAACAACTAAGTTATATAATAtctaaataatcaaatatttcaaattggTCCGTTACAGAAGGAATCAAGGTTTCATAGTAactataacattttttttaaaaaaaaagggttatttgcatattaaatCAAGGAAAGGGAAATTTGTGTGCTTCACCTGAGGAATTGAATAATAAGCATTACTGACATGAGTGAGCAAATGGGCTTGCTCTGTAACAGCTTTAAGCCAATCAGGATCGCCGTGGCCGAGGGCGTTGACAGCTATACCGGCAGTGCAGTCCAAGTACTCTCGACCCTCAGGATCATACAATTTACAGCCTTTGCCACTGGCTATAACAAGTGGGTTTCTGGCATAAGTACCAACCAGAACCTTTGCCTCCATTTCAATCACTTCCTTGCTTTTCAAATTCAGATTCTTGATCGAATCGGGTGGCTTCACGTCTATGTTAAGACAGGCGCGTGGAGTAAAAGAAGAACGGTGATCCACCGCCGCCACCGGAGTCGGAGAAAGAGAGATGGGGCGGTTGAGAAAGAAGTGGGTGGAGCTCATTTTTGTCTaggatgataaaaaaaattgaagaaagttgaagtgtttgattgatttaagtgttagggttagggtttaagATTCTTTGAATTTGATGGTATTGGAAGAGTGAGTTGGGTTCGTTACGCTTCAAAAAGGGAAATATGCTACAAATGGCGGGGTTTTGATTTAGtcatttattgttcttttgTCCAAGGATGCAAATTCTTCTCTCTTTTTCCTCTCATACTTGGTCAAATTTCACAATTATGCAAGTCTCACGTTtggtcattttattttaattttaaaaaaaatattttcgaaatttgaaattttgaaatttataatgtttttttcaCCAAATCTTAGGTGagtaaaaaccgaaccaaaccgaaccgaacggaatttgttttttggttcagttttttggGGAAAACAGTTCGGTTCTGATTTTGAAAACTTTGGAATTAGGTTAACGGTTCGGTTTCGAAAGTTGTAAAATCGAAATAGCTGAAAAACCGACTGAGCCGAACGTTTCAAGAAAAATAAGGATTTGTTTGACTTTATATCTAAATCTCGGgacttttttgttattttaccaaaaaatttaagatttttgtttaatttttaaaataaatccaaatcgaCCAAAAAATATCGGTAAAACAAAAAGTTCGGTGTTTGGTGAAAGAAATTCCGGTTCGATCTAAGATTAGGGAAAGTTCGGCACCCTCGTTTCGGTCGATTCGGAACCGAACCGACTGATGTTCGCCCCTACCTAATCTATATTAGTTAGCGGGAATTCCAGAAGATTAGTAGTTATTatattaacaatttttaaacCAGACAAACACGGCctgttttcaatttttgatcATTTCGACCCTTTCGTTTTCAATTCGACAAAGTATCTCAGAAATTGTGGGATTGTATTCCTTTATGATCTCAGGGATTCACCAGTGCTTGATTTACCATCTTTACAAAATCATCATATGTTAAGTTGTTAACTGATATCAAATGATAGTACAGGGACAAAGTAACTTAATctacaaattttatttcaataaataaataggGTTATTGACAGCATTTATTTACATTACAATTTACAATCAACCGTTTACAACAAATCACAGAGATGGATGAAAGATTAAACTAAAGAATAAGGTTTTTAGTACAGTACAGAGCTCAATACATCCATGACAAATCTTGCCGGAATGACACGGATCTTGCAGCTCCTTGAACACCCCTTTCAGAAATTTGAGGACAATCTTCAACCGTCAAGAATTCCAATTTGTACGATCCGATAAGAGGTTTTAACCCGACATCTGTAACTCCCAAACACTTCCGTAACCGTAAAATGCACAACCGAGGAAACTGACCTACAAACTGTAACCCCTCGTCGCTGATTTCTTGGCATTTGACAAGCTCCAAGCTTTCAAGATACATAGCAGAACAAAGAGCTTCCATCCCATTGTCACCGAAGGAATACACATGATCGAGCGCAAGTTCCCTAATCGGGCACATCTGAATCAACGAGAGTATTCCATTTAAGGTAAACGATGAAAATGAAGGAAACTCTCCATCGGAAAAAGATATCCGAACAGATTCAAGCATCGGACAATTCTGAGCTATTGCTTTGAGGCTTTCATCTGTTAATCTCAAAGGGTTGTTCAGCAGAAGCGGCAACGATAAATCAGAGGGTACTCGGACGGAAATTGAACGAAGATTTCGCGATGTTTTCGCGAAGCCTATGATATCACAGTCTCTCAACCCGACACACATATCTAAGTGAATCTTTTCCAAATTCTTGCACTTTCCTAATATACAAGCAAGTCCTCTCCCCGGACTGATGATACAATTTACTAAACTAagttccaacaaagattcacacGGCACCAATTGATTTTGCCATCGATCCACAGCTAATCGATCATAAACCTTCATATATCTATAATTAGCATCTACCTCGAACTGTAATCTTTTTAGCATTCGCCAGCTACATCCTAGCTTTATCAAGTCACCCTCTCCAATAACTCTACAATTCTTAATCGACAGGTCCTCAAGTGTCTCAAGTTTTCCAAGATACTCCAGCCATTCAACACTCGTAACATTGATACATCGGTTAAGGTGGAGAATCGTCAGATTTTTGCAACCCACAACGAGAGATAATATACCACAACCGGTGATTCTTGGAGTAAAATTCAACACCAACCCTGAAAGCTTGGAGCAAGAAGCCAAGTAACGAAGCCCCACATCGGTTATGAACGTACAATAGCATAGTGCAAGATCGGACAAAGACGGGCAGTTATTAGCAAGAACAAAAAGTCCGTAATCATCTAACTGCTTTCCTAACTTCGACATCCAACCCGAGTAAGTTATTTCTACTTTTACTAAATTTGGAAATCGATTGCAAAGGGAAGTAAGAGCTTGGTTAGCCGGGTCTAATCCGCAACCAAATCGAAGAGATAGTCTCTGTTCGTTATCTAATTCGTATAAACGCTTACATACTAATGAAGCAGCATTTCTATCTACAGTTTTGTTGACTCTGCTCAAAATCTCCCAAACCAACTGATCTGGTAAATTATCCATTGCAAGAGGATCTAATTCTTATAACCTAGAAATACAAAATGTCAAGAATTGACCTAAAAATTGATTTTGAGGAAGCAATTGACACAGAATAAATTGATTTCAAGGACATAATTGAAGAGAAAAACTATGATTAAAAATTATCTAACCAagtaatttgaaaatattaaaattataagaatCATGCATATATGGAAGGCATAAATTTACAGAAATAATAACCAAAAGAAGGGGAATTTACCAGCAAATGAACGAGAAAACGAGAGATTCATGAACCTTGATGTTGGGTCCAGCAGTAGCTCAAGAGGGGGGGTGAATTGAGACTTTAAAACTTTTCTGCTAAAATATGATAAGCTACGGAGTTAGCTTAAGCAGATAGAGTTTTAGTCAGGCCAAGCTAATCAAATATGAGAGATTTGATAGCTTCCAAGAGATCAACTAAAGAGCTATAGAATAAGCTTAAGTTGATAAGTCCAAGCAAAGATAAGTTGTTCAAATATTGAGGATTTGACAGACAAGTAAGATCAACTTCTAAGCTATTAACTCAGCTTGAGTTGATGCACATTAGTAAAGATAAGCTAATCAAATATGAATGATTTGTGAGCTTATCAATACAAGAGATAAAGCTAAGTAAACAGAAATTAGATTAGTTTGAGAAATGCTTTTAAAAGTTCTTTAGAAAATCTCTTTTGAAAAACAGTTTATGGTAAAGCTAATTAAATCAGAAATGAAAGCATAAAGCTGAGACACCGGatttttatagtggttcggCAACCCTGCCTACATCCACTCCTTAGGGATCCCCATCCCTAAGTATTTCACTCTTCAATCTCTATTGCGGGCTAGAGATAAAGCCAATAAGAATACAACCCTAGTTCTACCCAGAAGCTAGTCTGTAACTTACACGCTGATTTGTTAGCTTCAGCAAACTATTTCCCTTTGAGATTACAAACCTAGTTCTACCCAGAAGCTAGTCTATAACTCAGCTGATTTGTTAGCTTCAGCAAACTATTTCCCTTTGAGATTACAAACCTAGTTCTACCCAGAAGCTAGTCTATAACTCACAAGagattacatatatatatttggtgGTGTAATACTCTCACTCAAAACTAACCCTAGTTTCTTTGAGAGGGATGACCAATTTGAAGCACAATGTTGGTGGTGATGGATTTTCTCTCTTGATGCTCCACACTTGATAAATGGTTGATGGAGAGGTATATATAGTCTCCAAGAATCTTCTATAATTAGGGCTGAGTCATGTGCCTTGATTCTTATCCATAAATGCAAGGTGTGCAAGATGCCAAATGGAGGAGCCTCTTGCCAGCCGAGCTAATCAGACCAGGTTGGGAACATCTTGTTTGGTAGTGACCTGGCAGCCTGATTTTGTAGTACAAGGTACACTGTCACAGTCTGATCTTGTCTGCTGAGCTGGTAAACCTCAAGCTAATTCCGAAAATGCCCTCCAACTATTTACTTGTATTTCAAGATAGAATAATCATGAACCTTCTAGAACATGGGCCTTGCAACACTTGGACAAACAAAATTAGTGGGCTTTAGTTATCATCAAAACTAAGGATTATGGATAAAGGCCTTTagccaacaatctccccctttttgatgaTGACAAAACCTTTCCAAAGACAAGTGTTAAATAATTCTAGAAGGTAAATCAATCAACAGGTTAAGTTTTATTTAGCAAGCTCCCCCTGAGTATATGACATATATAAGAAGCTAAAAGATCAAGCTAAATAAAACCGTTGAGAAGAATATGATATCAATCATAAGAGCATGGCAAACAAAGGATTACTTACTACTCCCCCTTTTTGTCCATCATCCAAAAAGGACATTTAATGCTGAGTAGATAGCTTGTCAGATTCTGATGCTTCCTTGACAGGAGGAAGAGTGACATCATGCTGAGTTGATGTAGCTCCAGGCTGGATCTGATAGATTAGCTTGACAAAGTCCTCCTTTATTTTTCCCAAACTCACTTGATGCCTTGCACTATTTCTCAAAGTCTGTAGAGGGTTCTTTAACTTCATTTCCATCATGTTCTCCCACGTCAGGTGTCTTTTCATTTGAAGATCCTTTAGAGTAGACTTGATAATTTTCTGCACTCCTTTCTCAGACTGATCACTTAGCTTGGCAGAGCTTTGCAGCTTAGATTTTTCAAAAGCTAGTTTTTTCATGATTTTAGTCTGTCTCTTTTTCAGAGGCTTGCCATTTGAAAAGCTAGCAGCTTGCTTGCTAGaaactttattaatttctttctTGCTATTCTCAGAGCTATTTGACTTCTCTGAATCAGTTTCTTCACTTTCCACTATCTTTTATCTCTTCACTCTTTTCATAGCCTAATGGCTTGTGGATTCCAGTCCATGCTTTTTAGTCCGAGTGAGAAATAGCTTGGACACATAGTCACCCTTATTTGTCAAAACCGAGCTTTGAACGAGGATATGGGTTTTGAGAGATAGATAGATTTGGCCCATGAGAGAGACTTAGAAAATCGACCCATTAGTCTGCTCAGTTAGCTCGTGCTGCCTGTATAGCTTGGAAGATCTTGTAGCTCGAGATTCATATTAGCTTGCCAAAGTCTTATCTTGCTACCCTAATAGCTTCCCATCTTCTTAGCTTTATCAAACCTGCAATCTAagataaaactaaaacaaaagagaaattaaaaagCTCAAAAAATGAAGTCATTAAGTGTCAGTATTGTGGAGCTAAGTCCCTCAAGAGCTAATCTGTATTAGCTCGAGTTCACCTCTTATTTTGCAAAACTGATCCTCTGGTAATGGCTTGGTGAATATATCAGCTAGTTGATATTCAGTAGAAACGAAGATTAGCTTGATATCTCCATCTTGAACATGATCTCAGATGAGGTGGTGTCTAATCTCAATGTTTTTAGTTCTTGAGTATGGCACGAGATTCTAGGAGAGATTTATGGCACTGGTGTTGTCACAAAGAATAGGTATGAACTTTAGCTTCACCTCATAATCCTCAAGCTGCTGTTTTATCCATATAATTTTAGCTACATAGCTTTCAGCAGCTATTTATTCAGCTTCAGTAGTTGACAAGCTAACAACGCTTTGCTTTTTGTTATGCCAAGAGACTAAGGCATTTCCCAAGAATTGACAAGCTCCTGAAGTGCT
This window of the Mercurialis annua linkage group LG5, ddMerAnnu1.2, whole genome shotgun sequence genome carries:
- the LOC126683209 gene encoding F-box/LRR-repeat protein 14, yielding MDNLPDQLVWEILSRVNKTVDRNAASLVCKRLYELDNEQRLSLRFGCGLDPANQALTSLCNRFPNLVKVEITYSGWMSKLGKQLDDYGLFVLANNCPSLSDLALCYCTFITDVGLRYLASCSKLSGLVLNFTPRITGCGILSLVVGCKNLTILHLNRCINVTSVEWLEYLGKLETLEDLSIKNCRVIGEGDLIKLGCSWRMLKRLQFEVDANYRYMKVYDRLAVDRWQNQLVPCESLLELSLVNCIISPGRGLACILGKCKNLEKIHLDMCVGLRDCDIIGFAKTSRNLRSISVRVPSDLSLPLLLNNPLRLTDESLKAIAQNCPMLESVRISFSDGEFPSFSSFTLNGILSLIQMCPIRELALDHVYSFGDNGMEALCSAMYLESLELVKCQEISDEGLQFVGQFPRLCILRLRKCLGVTDVGLKPLIGSYKLEFLTVEDCPQISERGVQGAARSVSFRQDLSWMY
- the LOC126682902 gene encoding acetylornithine aminotransferase, mitochondrial — protein: MSSTHFFLNRPISLSPTPVAAVDHRSSFTPRACLNIDVKPPDSIKNLNLKSKEVIEMEAKVLVGTYARNPLVIASGKGCKLYDPEGREYLDCTAGIAVNALGHGDPDWLKAVTEQAHLLTHVSNAYYSIPQVELANRLVESSFADRVFFTNSGTEANEGAIKFARKFQRVLNPDLEQPATAFISFTNSFHGRSMGAVALTSKEHYRSPFEPVMPGVTFVEYGNIQAANELIKSGKFAAVFIEPIQGEGGIYAATKEFLKSLRSACDDVGCLLVYDEVQCGLGRTGYLWAHEMYGVIPDIMTIAKPLAGGLPIGAVLMKEKVAAAMKYGEHGSTFAGGPLVCSAAIAVLDKISQPSFLASVSEKGQYFKDILIQKLGGNSHVREVRGLGLIVGVELDVPASPLVDACRNSGLLILTAGKGNVIRLVPPLIISEQELEYAADILLESLPVLDGTN